The Gasterosteus aculeatus chromosome 8, fGasAcu3.hap1.1, whole genome shotgun sequence genome has a window encoding:
- the gadd45ab gene encoding growth arrest and DNA-damage-inducible, alpha, b: MCNMTFEETSGDNSSERMESVAEALEEVLSSAVPQGCTTVGVYEAAKSLNADPDNVVLCLLATDDEEDVALQIHFTLIQAFCCENDINILRVSNLQRLAEILGGGKAGGEPTDLHCVLVTNPQSSLWKDPALSKVTRFCRESRCLDQWVPVINLPDR, encoded by the exons ATGTGCAATATGACTTTTGAAGAAACCAGTGGAGACAATTCATCAGAAAG gatgGAGTCGGTGGCTGAAGCCCTGGAGGAGGTCCTGAGCTCCGCGGTGCCGCAGGGTTGCACCACCGTCGGCGTCTACGAGGCTGCAAAGTCCCTGAACGC cgacCCAGACAATGTGGTTTTGTGTCTGCTGGCCAccgacgacgaggaggacgtGGCTCTGCAGATTCATTTCACCTTGATCCAAGCTTTCTGCTGCGAGAATGACATCAACATCCTGCGCGTGAGCAACCTGCAGCGTCTGGCAGAGATACTGGGAGGAGGGAAAGCTGGAGGGGAGCCCACCGACCTGCATTGTGTCCTCGTCACC AACCCGCAGTCGTCGCTGTGGAAGGACCCGGCGCTGAGCAAAGTGACCAGGTTCTGCAGAGAGAGCCGCTGTCTGGATCAGTGGGTGCCCGTCATCAACCTGCCCGACCGATGA